One Pirellulales bacterium DNA segment encodes these proteins:
- a CDS encoding Gfo/Idh/MocA family oxidoreductase, translating to MNSLTPEERALGKENFQAAIGSELTRREFLLGTVAAGVVSGAGLGAMYFKYTKVDKPLRIGFLGTGDEGGVLLGSLTPDYIEVAAIADIRPYNVHRAFHGDCSSPNAQKVRTGLISKYGWSSEDVAKQNVKVYGDYKDLIADKDKLGIEAVIIALPLHLHAPAAILAMNSGLHVLTEKLMGHSIANCKEMGRVSQQTNKILATGHQRHYSILYDNAVDTIRRGLIGEVHSIRAQWHRGNLPGHDSWQPPLPGDPHLASDLKDLQNQLKTGKSKDGTTLSGKDLEQLGKRLDQTAAQIADISDAQALSHGYQAKTLPNGYNRSALEELIRWRLWERTGGGLMAELGSHQLDASGIFISAMGPEGGKALPLTVQAVGGRSLFPMDRECEDHVYCMYEFPAPGYYQEGSKTEVKDPNRKIVVTYSSINGNGFGDYGEVVLGTKGTLILDREQEVMLYKNSDTKTSVGVVKAKDGAPALDTTASGGAAAAVGKLALGEGPPSRGYTEEIEHWAWCIRHPDPMNQPKCGPKVALGDAAIALTTNVALRSPAEKSRIEYQHEWFDLDRDETPDGSKIDMSQYSSA from the coding sequence ATGAACAGCCTGACTCCTGAAGAACGTGCCCTGGGCAAAGAAAACTTCCAAGCCGCTATCGGCAGCGAGCTGACCCGCCGCGAATTTCTGCTGGGCACCGTCGCCGCCGGCGTGGTTTCCGGCGCGGGCTTGGGCGCCATGTACTTCAAATACACCAAGGTCGACAAGCCGCTGCGCATCGGATTTTTGGGCACTGGCGACGAAGGGGGCGTCCTGCTGGGTTCGCTCACGCCTGATTACATCGAAGTTGCCGCCATCGCCGATATTCGACCCTACAACGTGCATCGCGCTTTTCACGGCGATTGCTCCAGCCCCAACGCGCAAAAGGTTCGCACCGGCCTCATCTCCAAATACGGCTGGAGCTCCGAAGACGTGGCCAAGCAAAACGTCAAAGTATACGGCGATTACAAAGACCTCATCGCCGATAAAGATAAACTCGGCATCGAGGCCGTCATCATCGCCTTGCCGCTGCACTTGCACGCGCCGGCGGCCATCTTGGCCATGAACTCCGGCCTGCACGTGCTCACCGAAAAACTGATGGGGCACAGCATCGCCAACTGCAAGGAAATGGGCCGCGTCTCGCAGCAAACCAATAAAATTTTGGCCACCGGACATCAACGGCACTACAGCATCTTGTACGACAACGCCGTCGATACCATCCGCCGCGGACTCATTGGCGAAGTCCACTCCATCCGCGCCCAATGGCACCGCGGCAACTTGCCCGGTCACGATAGTTGGCAACCGCCGCTGCCGGGCGATCCGCACTTGGCCAGCGATCTGAAAGATTTGCAAAACCAACTGAAGACCGGCAAGTCCAAAGACGGCACAACGCTTTCCGGAAAAGATTTGGAGCAGTTGGGCAAGCGCCTCGACCAAACCGCGGCCCAAATTGCTGATATCTCCGACGCCCAAGCCCTTAGCCACGGCTACCAGGCCAAAACGCTCCCCAACGGTTATAACCGCAGCGCCTTGGAAGAACTCATCCGCTGGCGATTGTGGGAGCGCACCGGCGGCGGACTCATGGCCGAATTGGGCAGCCATCAACTCGATGCCTCCGGCATCTTTATCAGTGCCATGGGACCGGAAGGGGGCAAAGCGCTCCCCCTCACGGTGCAAGCCGTCGGCGGCCGTTCGCTCTTCCCCATGGACCGGGAATGCGAAGACCACGTCTACTGCATGTACGAATTCCCCGCGCCCGGCTATTACCAGGAAGGCAGCAAAACCGAAGTCAAAGATCCCAACCGCAAAATCGTGGTCACCTACTCCTCGATCAACGGTAACGGCTTCGGCGATTATGGCGAAGTCGTGCTGGGCACCAAAGGCACCCTCATTTTGGACCGCGAACAGGAAGTCATGCTCTACAAAAACAGCGACACCAAAACCAGTGTCGGCGTCGTAAAAGCCAAAGACGGCGCTCCCGCGCTCGACACCACCGCCAGCGGCGGCGCCGCAGCGGCCGTCGGCAAATTGGCCCTGGGCGAAGGCCCCCCCAGCCGCGGTTACACCGAGGAAATCGAGCACTGGGCCTGGTGCATCCGCCATCCCGATCCCATGAACCAGCCCAAGTGCGGTCCCAAGGTGGCGCTGGGCGATGCCGCAATCGCGCTCACCACCAACGTCGCCCTCCGCAGCCCTGCCGAAAAATCACGCATCGAGTACCAGCACGAATGGTTCGATCTCGACCGCGACGAAACCCCCGACGGCTCCAAAATCGACATGAGCCAATACAGCTCGGCCTGA
- a CDS encoding D-2-hydroxyacid dehydrogenase has product MRIVLCYPVEPRHVAQIQSAAPQAEICDAGQEGVARELFACDIFCGHPKVPVDWDGVVRGGRLKWIQSSAAGLDHLLAPSVVESPIIISSASGVLSDQVAEHTVALVTGLLRGLPTFFRAQQNREYIRRPTRDLHHCTVGIVGLGGVGRRVAELFAPFKTRILATDLYPVDKPPHVAELWPADRLGDLLAAVDVLVLCVPLTDQTRWMINDRALAKLKPGAVLANMARGKLVVENDLVAALESGRLFGAVLDVAAEEPLPPESKLWELPNVIITPHVAGQSRWRIDNMTDFFCENLRRYLAGKPLVNLVDKRLGFPVRKAER; this is encoded by the coding sequence ATGCGTATTGTGCTTTGCTATCCCGTCGAGCCTCGGCACGTGGCCCAAATTCAGTCGGCGGCCCCGCAAGCGGAAATATGCGATGCCGGACAAGAAGGCGTGGCCCGGGAATTATTCGCCTGCGACATATTCTGCGGCCATCCGAAAGTGCCTGTCGATTGGGACGGCGTGGTGCGCGGCGGACGACTCAAGTGGATACAATCGTCGGCGGCGGGGCTAGATCATCTGCTGGCGCCCAGCGTGGTGGAATCGCCGATCATTATCAGCAGTGCATCGGGCGTGCTGTCCGATCAAGTGGCCGAGCACACGGTGGCCTTGGTGACGGGTTTGTTGCGTGGGTTGCCGACATTTTTTCGGGCGCAACAGAACAGGGAATACATCCGGCGGCCGACGCGCGATTTGCATCACTGCACGGTGGGCATTGTCGGGCTGGGGGGCGTCGGGCGGCGCGTGGCGGAACTGTTCGCACCGTTCAAAACGCGAATTTTGGCGACCGATTTATATCCGGTCGATAAGCCGCCGCACGTGGCGGAGTTATGGCCGGCTGATCGGCTGGGCGATTTGCTGGCCGCGGTCGACGTGCTGGTGTTGTGCGTGCCGCTGACGGATCAAACACGCTGGATGATCAATGACCGGGCGCTGGCCAAACTGAAACCGGGCGCGGTGCTGGCGAACATGGCCCGGGGAAAATTAGTGGTGGAGAACGATTTGGTGGCGGCGTTGGAGTCGGGCCGTTTATTTGGCGCCGTGCTCGATGTGGCCGCCGAGGAGCCGCTGCCGCCGGAAAGCAAATTGTGGGAATTGCCCAATGTGATCATCACGCCGCACGTGGCCGGTCAAAGTCGGTGGCGGATCGACAACATGACCGATTTCTTCTGCGAAAATCTGCGGCGCTATTTGGCCGGGAAGCCGCTCGTGAATTTAGTAGACAAGCGGCTGGGTTTTCCGGTACGCAAGGCAGAGCGGTAA